Proteins encoded together in one Fundidesulfovibrio magnetotacticus window:
- a CDS encoding 5-formyltetrahydrofolate cyclo-ligase, with protein sequence MIAECPMAHNEATAPPPDKAALRRALLARRDALPSGAGSHAGARAAALLEALPRWREAREVLVYLAFRGEVDCSGIMEALWRRGARVLAPRCRPGERGVLDVACVSCLEELAPGAYGILEPDPNRCPALHAFAPDAALIPAVAYDRQGARLGFGQGYYDRLLARPALRDTFLVGLAHPFQVLDTLPTDPWDRPVHAVVTPEEVLFTG encoded by the coding sequence ATGATAGCAGAATGCCCCATGGCCCACAACGAAGCTACCGCCCCCCCGCCGGACAAGGCCGCCCTGCGCCGCGCCCTGCTGGCCCGGCGCGACGCCCTCCCCTCCGGGGCCGGAAGCCACGCCGGAGCGCGGGCCGCCGCGCTGCTGGAGGCCCTGCCCCGCTGGCGCGAGGCCCGCGAGGTGCTGGTGTACCTGGCCTTCCGGGGCGAGGTGGACTGTTCCGGGATCATGGAGGCCCTCTGGCGGCGCGGCGCGCGCGTGCTGGCCCCGCGCTGCCGCCCGGGAGAGCGCGGCGTGCTGGACGTGGCCTGCGTCAGCTGCCTCGAGGAGCTGGCCCCCGGGGCCTACGGCATCCTGGAGCCGGACCCCAACCGCTGCCCCGCCCTGCACGCCTTCGCCCCCGACGCGGCCCTGATCCCCGCCGTGGCCTACGACCGCCAGGGCGCGCGCCTGGGCTTCGGACAGGGCTACTACGACAGGCTCCTGGCCCGCCCAGCCCTGCGCGACACCTTTCTCGTGGGACTTGCTCACCCCTTCCAGGTGCTGGACACGCTCCCCACCGACCCCTGGGACCGCCCCGTCCACGCCGTGGTGACGCCCGAGGAGGTGCTGTTCACGGGGTGA
- a CDS encoding C40 family peptidase, whose product MAIGPVTPRNTIPLREAQPADLLPLSRGFADVLSRAAPRPETAGPASAEPALASAVRGVASGEVRGSIAPPPANPLPPPTVPVQFSAKDEAALAAWADGLAALRRPAHKAAAKSPTPAPSRADKTGPAQAQAPGAAPETGSAAPPDPATLIRTARSLLGKPYVPGGESPRRGFDCSGLTSYVYGKSGLDLPRSSREQFREGRPVTREDLKPGDLVFFGKKGVHHVGIYVDDGRFVHAASTPGAVKEGSLDDPFWNASFAGARRLI is encoded by the coding sequence ATGGCCATAGGACCCGTCACGCCGCGAAACACCATACCGCTCCGGGAGGCGCAACCCGCCGACCTCCTCCCCCTTTCGCGCGGTTTCGCGGACGTGCTGTCCAGGGCCGCCCCCCGCCCGGAAACCGCCGGCCCGGCCTCGGCCGAGCCCGCCCTGGCCAGTGCGGTGCGCGGCGTGGCCTCCGGCGAGGTGCGCGGGTCCATAGCCCCTCCTCCCGCGAATCCCCTTCCCCCCCCGACGGTCCCTGTCCAGTTCAGCGCCAAGGACGAGGCCGCCCTGGCCGCCTGGGCCGACGGTCTGGCGGCGCTCCGACGCCCCGCCCACAAAGCCGCCGCCAAATCCCCGACGCCCGCGCCGTCCAGGGCCGACAAGACCGGCCCAGCCCAGGCGCAGGCCCCCGGAGCCGCCCCCGAAACCGGATCCGCCGCGCCCCCGGACCCGGCAACCCTCATCCGCACGGCCCGCTCCCTGCTGGGCAAGCCCTACGTGCCCGGCGGCGAAAGCCCCCGGCGCGGTTTCGACTGCTCCGGGCTCACCAGCTACGTCTACGGCAAGAGCGGCCTGGACCTGCCCCGAAGCTCCCGCGAACAGTTCCGGGAAGGACGCCCCGTGACCCGCGAGGACCTCAAGCCCGGCGACCTCGTCTTCTTCGGCAAAAAGGGCGTACACCACGTGGGCATCTACGTGGACGACGGACGCTTCGTGCACGCGGCCTCCACCCCCGGCGCGGTGAAGGAAGGCTCCCTGGACGATCCCTTCTGGAACGCCTCCTTCGCCGGGGCCAGACGCCTCATCTGA
- a CDS encoding NAD(P)/FAD-dependent oxidoreductase has product MFGYDAVIIGAGASGLFCALTAARRGLSVAVFDHNNQTGKKLKITGGGRCNFGNTRVGPENFLSDNPHFVLSALSRFKALDFKAFLEENGLSSVEERHGQLFCRQGAQAVADLLERLCQQHGVHFYMGARIKNIERTENFRVFWSGGAVFGANLVVAAGGLAWPQTGSSCFGYGVAETFGLELVEPRPALAPLVMGPGWGMAALSGISLPVRISVGATAFEDDLLFTHKGLSGPAALQISSYWRTGKPVTLNLTPTASPEETLQKARNTKSQVKTVLSKLLPARLAGMVVPPEIGAKPVAQLRKEEAAWIVKRLTAWEFTPKEVAGYKKAEVTAGGVNTKAISSKTMESLGVPGLYFTGEVMDVTGQLGGYNLHWAWASGYAAAQSMRPADRP; this is encoded by the coding sequence ATGTTCGGATACGACGCCGTGATCATCGGAGCCGGGGCATCCGGCCTGTTCTGCGCTTTGACGGCGGCCCGCAGGGGCCTCTCCGTGGCCGTCTTCGACCACAACAACCAGACCGGGAAAAAGCTCAAGATCACCGGCGGCGGCCGGTGCAACTTCGGCAACACCCGCGTGGGGCCGGAGAACTTCCTCTCGGACAACCCCCACTTCGTCCTCTCCGCCCTGAGCCGCTTCAAGGCCCTGGACTTCAAGGCCTTCCTCGAAGAGAACGGCCTTTCGAGCGTGGAGGAGCGCCACGGCCAGCTCTTCTGCCGCCAGGGCGCGCAGGCCGTGGCCGACCTCCTGGAACGCCTCTGCCAGCAACACGGCGTGCACTTCTACATGGGCGCGCGCATCAAGAACATCGAACGCACCGAGAATTTCCGCGTGTTCTGGTCCGGCGGGGCCGTGTTCGGGGCCAACCTCGTGGTGGCCGCCGGCGGTCTGGCCTGGCCCCAGACCGGGTCCTCCTGCTTCGGCTACGGCGTGGCCGAAACCTTCGGGCTGGAGCTGGTGGAGCCGCGCCCGGCGCTCGCCCCCCTGGTGATGGGCCCCGGATGGGGCATGGCCGCCCTCTCGGGAATTTCCCTGCCCGTTCGCATCTCCGTGGGCGCCACGGCCTTCGAGGACGACCTGCTCTTCACCCACAAGGGCCTCTCCGGCCCTGCGGCCCTGCAGATCTCCTCCTACTGGCGCACGGGCAAGCCCGTCACCCTGAACCTGACGCCCACGGCCTCGCCGGAGGAGACGCTTCAGAAAGCCCGCAACACCAAATCCCAGGTGAAGACGGTGCTCTCCAAACTCCTGCCGGCGCGCCTGGCGGGCATGGTGGTGCCCCCGGAGATCGGGGCCAAGCCCGTGGCCCAGCTGCGCAAGGAGGAGGCCGCCTGGATCGTGAAGCGCCTCACCGCCTGGGAGTTCACCCCCAAGGAGGTGGCGGGCTACAAGAAGGCCGAGGTCACCGCCGGAGGCGTGAACACCAAGGCCATCTCCTCCAAGACCATGGAGAGCCTGGGCGTGCCCGGCCTCTACTTCACCGGCGAGGTGATGGACGTGACCGGCCAGCTGGGCGGCTACAACCTCCACTGGGCCTGGGCCTCGGGCTACGCCGCCGCCCAGTCCATGCGCCCGGCCGACAGGCCCTGA
- a CDS encoding exodeoxyribonuclease III: protein MILHSWNVNGLRAVAGKGFFEWLSASDSDVAGLQETKIQPGHEADFGEVQGYRPSFVSCTVKKGYSGVGAYYRREPLAVNAELPDPRFRGEGRLLHLEYPEFHFLTVYFPNGQRGQDRLDYKMGYYEAFLAHAQELRRTKPIVVCGDFNTAHTELDLKNPKSNEKTSGFLPEERAWLDRFTAHGYVDCFRLFEQGGGHYTWWDYRFQARSRNVGWRIDYFYVSDELRPRVKRAWIESQVTGSDHCPVGLELDLG, encoded by the coding sequence GTGATCCTCCATTCCTGGAACGTCAACGGGTTGCGCGCCGTGGCGGGCAAGGGCTTCTTCGAGTGGCTGTCGGCCTCGGATTCCGACGTGGCCGGGCTCCAAGAGACCAAGATCCAGCCCGGCCACGAGGCCGACTTCGGGGAGGTTCAAGGCTACCGGCCCAGCTTCGTCTCCTGCACGGTGAAGAAGGGCTACTCGGGCGTGGGAGCCTACTACCGGCGCGAGCCCCTGGCCGTGAACGCCGAGCTGCCCGACCCGCGCTTCCGGGGCGAAGGGCGGCTTCTGCACCTGGAATACCCCGAGTTCCACTTCCTCACGGTCTACTTCCCCAACGGCCAGCGCGGACAGGACCGCCTGGACTACAAGATGGGCTACTACGAGGCCTTCCTGGCCCACGCCCAGGAACTGCGCCGCACCAAGCCCATCGTGGTCTGCGGCGATTTCAACACCGCCCACACCGAGCTGGACCTGAAAAACCCCAAGTCCAACGAGAAGACCTCCGGCTTCCTGCCCGAGGAGCGCGCCTGGCTGGACCGCTTCACCGCCCACGGCTACGTGGACTGTTTCCGGCTCTTCGAGCAGGGCGGCGGCCACTACACCTGGTGGGACTACCGCTTCCAGGCCAGGAGCCGCAACGTGGGCTGGCGCATCGATTACTTCTACGTTTCCGATGAGTTGAGGCCACGCGTGAAGCGCGCCTGGATCGAATCCCAGGTGACGGGCTCGGACCATTGCCCCGTGGGCCTGGAGCTGGACCTGGGCTGA
- a CDS encoding glycosyltransferase family 92 protein, whose product MRYAEICAIAKDEEHTLADWVDYHLCVGFERVTVFDNNSAVPVERLLRGHVEHGLVRVIPFPAAKNQQLSAYFSYLKQFAGQARWTAFLDVDEYLVPKRVDDVRDLLQDYEDRAGLAAHWVMFGSDGHLSRPRESVPSAYRRALHRSETVKSIVDTSQVTHPRSPHHFGYAPGRCCVNEHGIPVDGPFSYHTAEILQVNHYYFQSQQDFCAKMERGFATPVEGREGYSLEEFFRQARQEGTPDDAIQRPARALERLRGKPLEVLAHLTLADASTTLDTWLERVTRLVAASRAGEALKACRKARRYRSDPALSQAEARLHALLGDERQALATLRAAFLEFGGDPAARADLYRGLAACFKALGKTEQAASIERELGR is encoded by the coding sequence ATGCGCTACGCCGAGATCTGCGCCATCGCCAAGGACGAGGAGCACACCCTGGCCGACTGGGTGGACTACCACCTCTGCGTGGGCTTCGAGCGCGTCACCGTGTTCGACAACAACAGCGCCGTGCCCGTGGAGCGCCTGTTGCGCGGCCATGTGGAACACGGCCTGGTCCGGGTGATCCCCTTCCCGGCGGCGAAGAACCAGCAGCTGAGCGCCTATTTCAGCTACCTCAAGCAGTTCGCGGGCCAGGCCCGCTGGACGGCCTTCCTGGACGTGGACGAATACCTCGTGCCCAAGCGCGTCGACGACGTGCGCGACCTCCTCCAGGACTACGAAGACCGCGCTGGTCTGGCCGCCCACTGGGTGATGTTCGGCTCCGACGGCCACCTGTCGCGGCCACGCGAGAGCGTCCCCAGCGCCTACCGGCGGGCCCTGCATCGCAGCGAGACGGTGAAGTCCATCGTGGACACGTCCCAGGTCACGCATCCGCGCTCGCCGCACCATTTCGGCTACGCGCCGGGTCGCTGCTGCGTGAACGAGCACGGCATCCCCGTGGACGGCCCCTTCTCCTACCACACTGCGGAGATTCTCCAGGTGAACCACTACTACTTCCAATCGCAGCAGGACTTCTGCGCCAAGATGGAGCGGGGCTTCGCCACGCCCGTGGAGGGGCGCGAGGGCTATTCGCTGGAGGAATTCTTCCGGCAGGCCCGGCAGGAGGGCACGCCCGACGACGCGATCCAGCGCCCGGCGCGCGCCCTGGAGCGTCTGCGGGGCAAGCCCCTGGAGGTGCTGGCGCACCTGACGCTGGCGGACGCATCCACGACCCTCGACACGTGGCTGGAGCGCGTGACGCGGCTGGTGGCGGCCTCACGGGCCGGCGAGGCCCTGAAGGCGTGCCGCAAGGCCAGGCGCTACCGCAGCGACCCGGCGCTCAGCCAGGCCGAGGCGCGCCTGCACGCCCTGCTGGGCGACGAACGCCAGGCCCTGGCCACGCTGCGCGCGGCGTTCCTGGAGTTCGGCGGCGACCCCGCCGCCCGCGCAGACCTCTACCGGGGCCTCGCGGCCTGCTTCAAGGCCCTGGGCAAGACGGAACAGGCAGCCAGCATCGAGAGGGAGCTGGGGAGGTGA
- a CDS encoding metallophosphoesterase family protein, giving the protein MTNQHPYWIGIGDIHGQTANLARIPELPGADAVIVTGDMTNRGGREEASRVIEAVTRLNPRVLAQIGNMDRLAAQEMLEASGMNLHGRVVRLAPGLCAMGVGWSAPTPFGTPSEVPDEQLGQWLREVHARVKDREALLLVCHNPPQGTAADRLSGGAHVGSPAVRAFIEEVQPQVCLTGHIHEARGEDRIGRTLVVNPGDLASGGYVRLDWDGSALSARVLTAGEAAL; this is encoded by the coding sequence ATGACCAACCAACACCCCTACTGGATCGGCATCGGCGACATCCACGGCCAGACCGCCAACCTCGCCCGCATCCCCGAGCTGCCCGGCGCGGACGCGGTGATCGTCACCGGCGACATGACCAACCGGGGCGGCCGGGAGGAGGCCTCCCGGGTGATCGAGGCCGTGACGCGCCTCAATCCCCGCGTGCTGGCCCAGATCGGCAACATGGACCGCCTGGCGGCCCAGGAGATGCTGGAGGCCTCGGGCATGAACCTGCACGGCCGGGTGGTCCGCCTGGCCCCGGGGCTGTGCGCCATGGGGGTGGGCTGGTCCGCGCCCACGCCCTTCGGCACGCCCAGCGAGGTCCCCGACGAACAGCTCGGCCAGTGGCTGCGCGAGGTCCACGCCCGGGTGAAGGACCGCGAGGCCCTGCTCCTGGTGTGCCACAACCCGCCCCAAGGCACCGCGGCGGACCGGCTGTCCGGCGGCGCGCACGTGGGCTCCCCGGCGGTGCGGGCCTTCATCGAGGAGGTGCAGCCCCAGGTGTGCCTCACGGGCCACATCCACGAGGCGCGCGGGGAGGACCGCATCGGACGCACGCTGGTGGTCAACCCGGGCGATCTGGCCTCGGGCGGCTACGTGCGCCTGGACTGGGACGGGTCCGCCCTCTCGGCCCGGGTGCTGACGGCCGGGGAGGCGGCCCTGTGA
- a CDS encoding polyphenol oxidase family protein yields the protein MSVTFIPFAFPGIPGVRAVFTTAATGPDRGNISRNVPHDPDAVRANRTGLMERLGFAHWCSLKQVHGTDMAFDPDPVGPGDGSVIVADGSATDSPGKALVIKTADCQPILLAHKDGRHVAALHVGWRGNVLEFPQKGVRAFCERYGLDPAELSAVRGPSLGPAMSEFKNFEMEFGERFRDFFDPATNTVNLWRLTVAQLLEAGLKRERIYGLDLCTHSLAEFHSYRRDKAASGRQASLVWIG from the coding sequence ATGTCCGTCACGTTCATTCCCTTCGCCTTTCCCGGCATCCCCGGCGTACGCGCCGTCTTTACCACCGCCGCCACCGGCCCGGACCGGGGCAACATCTCCCGCAACGTCCCCCACGACCCGGACGCCGTGCGCGCCAATCGGACGGGGCTGATGGAAAGGCTGGGCTTCGCCCACTGGTGCTCGCTCAAGCAGGTGCACGGCACGGACATGGCCTTCGACCCGGACCCCGTGGGGCCGGGGGACGGCTCGGTCATCGTGGCCGACGGCAGCGCCACCGACAGCCCCGGCAAGGCCCTGGTGATCAAGACAGCCGACTGCCAGCCCATCCTGCTGGCCCACAAGGACGGCCGCCACGTGGCCGCGCTCCACGTGGGCTGGCGCGGCAACGTGCTGGAGTTCCCGCAAAAGGGCGTGCGGGCCTTCTGCGAGCGCTACGGCCTGGACCCCGCCGAGCTCTCGGCTGTGCGCGGCCCGAGCCTGGGGCCTGCCATGAGCGAGTTCAAGAACTTCGAGATGGAATTCGGCGAGCGCTTCCGCGACTTCTTCGACCCCGCCACGAACACGGTGAACCTCTGGCGGCTCACCGTGGCCCAACTGCTGGAGGCGGGCCTGAAGCGCGAACGCATCTACGGCCTGGACCTGTGCACCCACAGCCTGGCGGAGTTCCATTCGTACCGGCGGGACAAGGCGGCGTCGGGCAGGCAGGCGAGCCTGGTGTGGATCGGGTGA